Genomic window (Pseudothauera hydrothermalis):
GTGAGCCAAGACTTCTGGTCCTTCTGCCTGTCGCGTCTCGAGCAGGAATTGCCCGCCCAGCAGTACAACACCTGGATCAAGGCACTTTCGGCCCGAGAAACGCACACCGCAGACGAACCCCGCATCGCTTTGCAGGCACCCAACCGTTTCGTGCTGCAATGGGTGCGCGAACGCTACCTGCGTCGCATCGTCGAGCTGGCCGCCGAGTTCTACGGTTGCGACCCGTCGATCGAACTCACCCTGCCGCCAGCCGGCAGCCCGCGTCCGGCGGTTTCGGCAAAACCGGCAACCGGATCGATCTCGGCCGCCAACATGCCCACCCCGGTCGGTGCCACCGCTGCCGCGGCACCCGTAGTGGTCAGTCCCCAGCCGGAACCCGAACCGGACATCTCGGCCGCCGACCTGGCTTACGAAAGAACCCGGCTGAATCCCGACTTCACCTTCGATACCCTGGTCACCGGCCGCGCCAACGATCTGGCCCGCGCAGCGGCGATGCAGGTGGCGCAAAACCCCGGCACCTCCTACAACCCGCTGTTCGTCTATGGCGGCGTGGGCCTGGGCAAGACCCACCTGATCCACGCCATCGGTAACGCGGTGCTGCGCCACAATCCGCGCGCCATGGTGCGCTATGTGCATGCCGAGGATTACTACGCAGACATGGTGCGCGCGCTGCAGCAAAACAGCCACGACGCCTTCAAGCGCTACTATCGCTCACTCGACCTCTTGCTGATCGACGACATCCAGTTCTTCAACCGCAAGAACCGCACCCAGGAAGAGTTCTTCCACGCCTTCAACGCGCTCACCGAGGCCAAGAAACAGATCGTCATCACTTGTGACACCTATCCCAAGGACGTGCAAGGCCTCGAAGACCGCCTGATCTCGCGCTTCGACTGGGGCCTCACGGTGCAAATCGAGCCTCCCGAGTTGGAGATGCGGGTTGCCATCCTGAAGAAAAAGGCCGAGGCGCTGCGTGTTACGGTCGACGACGATGTCGCCTTTCTGATCGCCAAAAATCTGCGTTCCAATGTGCGCGAGCTCGAGGGTGCGTTGAACAAGGTCGTGGCCTTCGCGCGCTTCAACGGGCGCGCTATCTCACTGGAAGTGGCCAAGGAAGCGTTGAAAGATCTGCTCAACGCCCACAACCGGCAACTCACCATCGAGCACATCCAGAAAACCGTGGCCGACTACTACAAGATCAAGGTCGCCGACATGCATTCGAAAAATCGCACCCGGGTGGTCGCGCGTCCGCGTCAGGTGGCGATGTGGTTGGCCAAGGAGCTCACCCCGATGTCGCTGCCGGCCATCGGCGAAGCTTTCGGCGGACGCGACCATACTACGGTGCTTCATGCGTACCGCACCATCGCCGAGCTGCGCTTGAGCGATGCGCAACTCAATCATGACGTTCATGTGCTGACCCAGGTTTTGCGCGGTTAAGCCCTCCGATCAACCTTTCTACAAAAAGACGCCATGCTCCTGCTCAACACCACCCGCGACGCCCTGTTGGCCCCGCTGCAATCGGTGGCCGGCATCGTCGAAAAGCGCCACACCCTGCCGATTCTGTCGAACGTGCTGATCGAAAAACAGGGCGATACCCTGACCCTGCTGGCCACCGACATCGAAATTCAGATCCGCACCACCACTGCCGGACACCAAGACGGAACGGATGCTGCCATTACCGTCGGAGCACGCAAGTTGCAGGACATTCTGCGCGCCCTGCCGGACTCGGCCATGGTGTCGATACTGCTCGACGACAAGCGTCTGACCGTAAAGGCCGGCAAAAGCCGCTTTGCGCTGCAGACCCTGCCGGCGGCCGACTATCCGCGTATGAGCCTGGCCGACGGCGACACCGTGCGCCTGACCCTCAGCCAGCGTACCTTCAAACGCCAGCTCGCCCAGGTGGCTTACGCCATGGCGCAGCAGGACATTCGCTACTATCTCAACGGCTTGCTGGTGATCGCAGATGGCGGCGAGCTGCGTATGGTGGCCACCGACGGCCACCGTTTGGCCTATGCCGCCAGCACACTGGAACAACCGGTCGAACAACGTACCGAAGCCATTTTGCCGCGCAAAACCGTGCTCGAACTGTCCCGTCAGCTTGCCGACAGCGACGATCCGCTGGAAGTCCAGCTCGCTGGCAATCAGGTGGTATTCCGCTTCGGTGCCATCGAACTGATCTCCAAGCTGATCGACGGCAAGTTCCCCGACTACGAGCGCGTGATTCCGCAAAACCACCCGCGCATGATCACCTTTGAGCGGGTGTCGCTGTTGGCCGCGCTGCAGCGGGCGGCCATTCTCACCTCCGACAAGTTCCGCGGTGTGCGTTTGGTCATCGGCGACGGCAGCCTGAAGATCGTGTCGACCAACACCGAACAGGAAGAGGCAGTCGAAGAATTGGAAATCGATTACCACGACCTGCCGCTGGACATTGGCTTTAACGTCACCTATCTGCTCGACGTGATGAACAACCTGTCATCCGAAAAAGTGGAGTGGCGCTTCAACGATGGCACCTCCAGCGCGCTGATCACCCTGCCTGGCAACGAGCATTTCAAGTACGTGGTGATGCCGATGCGCATTTGAGCGCGCTAAAAACCACCTGGGCCGCAAGGCCGCGGCCCGTCTTCCTGCACCAGGCAATGCAGGCGAGCCCACTGCTGAACCACCTCCGCGCAGCACTCGTTCTCTGGTAAAACCCAAAAAAGACCATGTCCGAACAGCACAACACGCCCACGACCTCTGCCAACGTCTATGACGAGTCCAGCATTCAGCAACTCGAAGGGCTCGAAGCCGTACGCAAGCGCCCGGGTATGTACATTGGTGACACCTCGGACGGCACCGGTTTGCATCACATGGTGTTCGAAGTGGTCGACAACGCCATTGACGAAGCCTTGGCCGGCCACTGCGATGAAATCGTGGTCACCATTCACGCCGACAACTCCATCTCGGTGGCCGACAACGGCCGCGGCATTCCGGTCGGCATCAAAATGGACGACAAGCACGAGCCCAAGCGCTCGGCAGCGGAAATCGTCATGTGCGTGCTGCATGCCGGTGGCAAATTCAACCAGAACAGTTACAAAGTCTCAGGCGGTCTGCACGGTGTGGGCGTGTCCTGCGTCAACGCCCTATCCAAGTGGCTGCG
Coding sequences:
- the dnaA gene encoding chromosomal replication initiator protein DnaA produces the protein MSQDFWSFCLSRLEQELPAQQYNTWIKALSARETHTADEPRIALQAPNRFVLQWVRERYLRRIVELAAEFYGCDPSIELTLPPAGSPRPAVSAKPATGSISAANMPTPVGATAAAAPVVVSPQPEPEPDISAADLAYERTRLNPDFTFDTLVTGRANDLARAAAMQVAQNPGTSYNPLFVYGGVGLGKTHLIHAIGNAVLRHNPRAMVRYVHAEDYYADMVRALQQNSHDAFKRYYRSLDLLLIDDIQFFNRKNRTQEEFFHAFNALTEAKKQIVITCDTYPKDVQGLEDRLISRFDWGLTVQIEPPELEMRVAILKKKAEALRVTVDDDVAFLIAKNLRSNVRELEGALNKVVAFARFNGRAISLEVAKEALKDLLNAHNRQLTIEHIQKTVADYYKIKVADMHSKNRTRVVARPRQVAMWLAKELTPMSLPAIGEAFGGRDHTTVLHAYRTIAELRLSDAQLNHDVHVLTQVLRG
- the dnaN gene encoding DNA polymerase III subunit beta, yielding MLLLNTTRDALLAPLQSVAGIVEKRHTLPILSNVLIEKQGDTLTLLATDIEIQIRTTTAGHQDGTDAAITVGARKLQDILRALPDSAMVSILLDDKRLTVKAGKSRFALQTLPAADYPRMSLADGDTVRLTLSQRTFKRQLAQVAYAMAQQDIRYYLNGLLVIADGGELRMVATDGHRLAYAASTLEQPVEQRTEAILPRKTVLELSRQLADSDDPLEVQLAGNQVVFRFGAIELISKLIDGKFPDYERVIPQNHPRMITFERVSLLAALQRAAILTSDKFRGVRLVIGDGSLKIVSTNTEQEEAVEELEIDYHDLPLDIGFNVTYLLDVMNNLSSEKVEWRFNDGTSSALITLPGNEHFKYVVMPMRI